A segment of the Arachis hypogaea cultivar Tifrunner chromosome 5, arahy.Tifrunner.gnm2.J5K5, whole genome shotgun sequence genome:
aaattctgattattttagtttattttaaatttcaaaatcaattcagtaattaatataaataaatagcaTTATTCTCTCATAAAATATCACAATAACAACATAAcagtaaaaatttttcatcttttattttcttattctttcataattttattaacaactctcatttaaatattttggttttaatttttatCCTTAAATTTAATAGGTTCCAATAgtaaatttactttaatttgtatatgaaAATAATAGAGAAATGATTAAATAAAATGCACTGTTCTTAGAATAGTATAATCTTCCTCAATATCTTATACTAGTTACATCATCATCATAAATGTTGTCAATGGGAAATAATTAGCACCTTACCTTCTGTTCAAATAAGGAATTACTCATCTAGTCTTGTTGACCATTCAGTAAGTGTgtgtttatttataaatatagaaCACTAAcagtatttgataaataaaaaataaatagaaatatgttgccttaaaatattaaattaatatattgtgtatttttttaattaaaaaaaatataaaaatattaaaaaacatataatttattattattattattaaatttttataaatatatatttttattattatttttatattttatgtaaagaaaaataataaaaataaattaaaatttttattatttattttatttttattaatttattattaaataaaatataaaaatattaatttttgtgtcttttatttttatattatattatcaaTATTGTATCTTATTCTGTTATCATAAACCAAAGGTGGCCTTAGGTGACGAGCTAATTTTGTAGCTACTCCTATCTTCTTAACAACTAATCCACTATCTGTTTCACCGAATTGATGTCCCAACAAGTAAATAAAGCACAATTAAAAggctctttttttttgttatgggagGCATGTATGcgatggctaattttttttatattgattaaatatatgtgtaatatattgttattgaaaaattagatatttttttatatggtattttatttaaattggacggtttgatttatttgataaaaaaaataaattataaattgatGGATCTGATTtgcttgaagaaaaaaaataaactctAAGTCAAAGGattcgatttttattttttattttttttatttgttaaaataaaaatcggagggtccgattttaacattaatttattttttattttcgatcGATTTATGATTATTTgtttaaaaaacaaaacaatacAAATAAATTGTGCCTCCGATTTGTGTCATCCCATAATCAAATAAAATACCTCTCTTCACACCATATTGTCATACACGTTTCTCTCTCCCACACGAAAAATAAAAATGTGTATGTGATATGCTGTGTTTTGAAAGAAGCAAATCGGACTGTCCGTATTGTACAAATAAAACGaaaatcggaccgtccaatttCTTTGCTGTCCTACACCGTTACCTTctccataataaaattaaaaagctcaattaaaaaatatcttgctACATAGGACTTGAGGATTTCTAAACAAAACCaaagagaaaataattaaaaaaaaaaaaaaaactgaaaagtgCTTGGCTAACAGGCTAAGGTTAACCGTTCTTTCCATTCTCCACAAAACCAGAGGCTTATTCTTCAAGTCCCTCAATGCATTGCTGAttggcctctctctctctctctctctctctctctctcttaacccGTTTCTCTTTTTGACTCTATTCATTCAATCAtccattcattcctcatcgttccATCTCTATCAATGACACCAAATCCATACCTGTTCCCTCTCTGATCACCATAGAAACCCCCCATTGGAATTCCCCACTCTCCTTTCTCTCCTCTTATAACAAGCAACAAGCAACAATCACTCTTCACCCTCTCATTCATTGAAGCCACCCCCTCACACAAAACAAAACTCACCTCAAATCCTCTAATCACACACTTTTATTCACTCCAAAGTTACACAACTTCCTTCCAAACTCCCTAAAAAAATGGCTCAACCTCACCCCAATCATCTCACATGGATTCACCTTCACCtcatcctcctcttcctcctccatgGTAGTCATAGTGTAGTTCATGCACAAGGTTCCATGGAGCCAGTTCCCACAGACATCTCCCACCACAGTTGGCAACCTTCTTTTGCAATCACCATAGGTGCCATCATCTGTGCCTTCCTCTTCATGGGGATCATCACAGTCTACCTTCGTAACTGTACTGGTTCACACATCAACAACAGAAACCAAACCAACCAAACCTCCTCAGAATGTTCATGTTCTTGTTCACAAGGGATCACTAAGGAACTCCTCAACACTTTCCCAATCCTCTTCTACCCCACCATCAAGGACCTCAAGATAGGTAAAGCATCATTGGAATGTGCAATTTGCTTAACTGATTTCAAGGACTATGACACACTGAGGCTTCTACCAAAGTGCGACCATGTCTTTCACCCTCAATGCATAGACTCATGGCTATGTTCCCATGTCACGTGCCCGGTTTGTCGCGCGAATCTGAACCAAGATACATGCGAAATTGCCATAACTGTTCCGACCCAATTGAGCACTCCCCAAAGTGGTGAAGAAAGTCTAGGACTTGAAGCTGAAAACAACGGTGGTGAAGAGCACAACGCGGTGGAACAAAACCATGTCGAGAAAAACGAGGTTTTGAACAGCaacgatggtggtggtggtggtggtgaaggtGATGGTGGTAGTGATGGGGTTGTGTCAAAACCGAAGCTTTTGAAGTCAAATTCAACGGGACACACGGTTGTGGAGCAAGTGAAGAGCGAGGAGAGGTACACACTGAGGTTACCGGAAGATGTGAGGAGGTACATTCTGGTGAACCATGGTGAAACGGTGCAGCGTTCCTCCagctacaacaacaacaatggcaacaaCGTGGTGAGAGGGGTGTGTTGGAGTGAGATTGAAGAGAGCAGCGGTGGTGGTAAGAGAAGCAACAATGGTGAGGTGAAGGTGGAGAGGTGGGTGCTTTGTAGCCGTGGTTGAAGAAGCTTGCTCTGTTTTTGTTCTCTCTGTTATATGGGGAATTTCATCGAACATGTTCCCTGCACTCTGCATTGCACCCCTTTTTTAGCATCGTTATGGAGCTGATGAGCTTCTGAAAATGAATACTGGTGGTGTTTAGGGATTAGGGTGATTCAATAAATGGGGTTTTGGCGAtattgaggaggaggaggaagaagaacgaCGATTCTGAACAGGGGAAGTGTTCAATGACTGAGTCTACTCGTTCTTTCCCTTTCGGAATCCGAGTTGACTCGTTTTTGtgggaattttttattttgtttttgttagagCGTAGGtaaatattttattgtttttcgcgcattaatattaatattattattagtctCTATTCATATTTATCATTTATGACATAGTATATTAAATTTCATCttgttagaaaaaaaatatttaaatactttGTGCTTCTTTCATATTACACCTGAACTTGACAATTAGAATTTtaagataatatatataatatattcaaGATAAATATTCCTTGGAGGATTTAGGTTCATCCCAAAAGACAAATTTTGGTGTGATCAAGCAATCAATCTATTAATTTGTATAAGTTTATTGTTTAAAAGCCAAAAATAAAACGAAGTTCATGTTAAAATAGAAGAGAAAACTAACATATGGCTACGTGAATCAATGTGTTTATTTTTCACTTTGTTGGTAAATTTAACAAAACTtactttgtttttattaattaatagtaaTGCATTTTTTTAGTATTGAAAATTTGAActcttccaatttttttttgaatatgttcttttatttaataatataactatACTAGAACTATATTCTATTGACAATACAAATACCAAACATTAAAATAGTATATTCAAATTCAataccgaaaaaaaaaattaaccattcaTATTTCATATTTAAAGAACTTATCCAACCCCTCGATGCACCAAAAGCAGAAATCAGAAGATATTTTGATCATCACAaaccaatataaaaaaaagttggtGCCTTTCATTATCTAAGGCAAACAAATCAAGCCAATTCGAATCTTAAAGGGCTTAAGGCACAATGATTTTCAATTTGTTTACTTTTTGAATAGTGTCCCAAAATGACATAATGATTTCCAATGGATAACTCACACAACACAACTAAAAAGTGTATAGCTAGGAAAATGCATCGTCAAAATAATTGAGAAAAATCATATAAATTTAATcacccaaaaaaagaaagaaagaaaagttacaTAAATTTAATCCGTAGATATCCATAGACccaattttttaagtttattttgaatttaattttgatgcagttTTACGCTGATATAAtcacttttattcttttaaatgacTATTCATGTGGtctatgtaaaaaataattatttttattaatataaaattatgtaaTTGAATATACgtataaaactactttacactaataattcattaaaattaaattttttgtattaaaaaaaagggTATCTTATCTACTCAAATAGTATTTGTTAAACTTAACCGCTTTGCATCTCACATGACACAACACAGGAAACAGCTTTATATATTTAATGAAAAAGGAAGTGGCAGCTCCATTTAACAATTTACTAATATCATTCTAATCTTCCATGGTTGCAAAACTCAGCTTTATCCTCcttatttttaaatatacttaACTAATCTCACTTTTAAGATTATATAAGATTCATAGCAATTGCTTCTCAACAAATTGCATACAAATCTTAACATGTAACAATAACACTAAAAAATGTGTCCCTACATATATTACAATGATTAGAATAgattctctaaaaaaaattacataatctTATCATGTattcatttttattattgattattaagaCGAAAAAAGTCAAATAtgagaatttaaaaaaaagagttaagaATCACAAAATTATCTCATTAATAATAAAATCAACTCAAGAAAATATTTAGTTTAGTTCCTGAAGTTTCACACGAATCTCAATATTtagttcttaaattttttaaattttaatcacgtCAGTCTCTACAGTAATTTCTatcacaaaatcaattaaaaaatttaaaaactaaattaagacTCAAGTATAACTTTAACGATCAAAGTATTTTATCAAATCAACACATTTAAAAAAACTATGTAGAACTTTTATAGTATAATTTGCTACAAGTTCCAAGCTTTTATCATTTAAGTTTTAAGTCATATATTTACATCAAAACAAAATAGTAAAGATAATGACAAATTGCCAATAATGATAAATCACAATCACTTTTGCCATTATTGGTGTTCCACATATCTGTGGTCACTAAGATTACAAATGTGAATCAATGACAGATGGACTCAGATGATTTTTGGCTTCTAAATTATCATAATTATAAAACTATGATAATAAGAAGAGGATGATGATAAGGGTCTCTTTCAAGTTCCTCACAGCTTTCTGGTCTAATGTGATTTCAGTGTGAAAATGACTTAGAATGTCACAAAGCTTGATTTGAAGGAACAGAACCCAACATGATAgacttttgtctttcctttgatGTTGGCTGTGGTTCTTCAAAAACAAAGGATACAAGAAGCAAGGATTACATTAGCAATTGTGATTCTAATTTCTTCAAATAAATGCAAGCCCTTCCAAATGGTGACAAACTATACATAATGCAAATATTTGACAATGACAAAACCAATCATTTCCTTTTTCTCAATAACTAGTTGAAGAGTCAACTGTACCTAAGTTAAATCTTTGCCAAGTGCATGTACTCAAAGCAGTAAATAATTGCCTTTTTATAACCACAAAAATTGTTATTAAACTATAGATAACAGATTTTGAGGGTTTAAACTTCACAGTTTAACTTTAACATACCAAATAAACTTTTAATGATATCCtatttgaaataaattgattacccattttcctttttacttTATGTTTGGTTGGAGCTATGAATGCCATCATTCTTAGAAAATTTCACCTACTTTTACTCCTCAATCAAACACTGCCTTAATCAGGATAATAATTAGGTGAAATTGTTCAATGATTTTTTTCAGTCATCTAACTAACCCTTTAGAACTGAAATGATTGCTTGACAGAATCTTTCATCAAATGGCAAAATGAAATTACATTTGGTTATCATCCCTTAAATGCTAATATAACATAGCAACAAATTTGTAGCAGGTTTCCATCTATGTTCCAATTCTAGCAGCCATGTAATAATAGATTTCTATTCTAAGAATATGAATGATAATATATTATGAGTATGCAAAAAAAGAATAAACTTCCattaaagagaaaatagaaaagagagaCAATGAAGGCACGTGTAGCAACTACAAGTGAAGGTTCAAAGAAATGTCTAAAGAAGCAATCAATCTCTTCATTGTAAGAATCTGCTAATTTCTTCTTTCCCCACCTTGAGGCATGAGGTGTAAGCTAATGCGTGTGGGGCAATTTTTTTATATGTAGTGTAGAATCTTATAAGTAGAGTAAAGTTCTAGATTTGAGGCAATAATGTTTAACAATGCTTGAAGAATGATTAGGAATGCTACTAAGATTGGACAATGGAAATTTGAAGTGAGTATTCTAATGGGAGATAGATAAAACAAATCATGGGGTTAGTATTTTAGCATGCTATAGTTTAATTAGAAGATGTGATCTtttgtgatgaagaagttgcatGCCCCCACCTGATATGCATTATACATTGAAAATTGGGTTACTTGAAGACAAAGAGTaagaaaagcaattaataaagaattCAAAGTGGAGTTGCAACTTGCAAAAGTTGGTAGCATTGAGAAGGACAAATACTAGTACAAAGAAGCATGTAAGGAAAAATTATGAAGGCTTTATTTCATGGTTGGGACTGCTTGATTGGGGTAGGCAGTGTTTTCTTTAAGGGTAGGAGTGATCATCTTGGATTGAGAACATTTAAGGGATAAGAAGGTGACATGGGTGACGTGTTCAAATAGATAGATTGCAAATTAAAAAGACTATGTTTGAATatctttttagaaaataaataatattgagACTTGGTTGGTTTAGTAAAGTTTATTAGAGAAGCATAAGTATTTCATTTACATTTAGGTAGATACTTTTTGAAGTCGCTCatacatattaaaatttaaaaatctaacatAATCTTGTATATTAATAAACATCTAAATTTACATTTATGTTTATATCTATTATGAAAATtcacttttattattttagttaaatttgtcaaatataaatgatatagttttcaaaaaaattatctttcataaactgattttaataaattatttttaaaaaataaaaattttatcaattgaCACCAAAACATCAATCAgtaaaaaaaatgacaaataaaGGCAGACAACAACTTTACcaaaacaattttctttttaattattatctctATGCCTTTGTATTTTATGTTTGGGATAATTACCTAACGGGGTGAAAAGGATTTTTCCTTGAAATGCTAATGATAGAAACTAGAAAGATAGTGCTTGTGGTTTTGCAATACAAGCTGTACAGCAGAACCATGTGAGACCCCACATTAAGGTAGGCAGATTGCTACATCAGAATCTTTTTCACATACATAAGTACATACGGATAGAGAGCCAAAGGAAAAAAGATTCCCATTATGTTAAGTCTTAGACCATGGACCATATCttagttgaaatttgaaatttcctTGTATTAATAATGCCTAAGAAGATAAACAGAAATATATAAAACTAGTTTATTATTAGACTTTTACCATTATTAGTATTATGTTTAATTCTGATCCACCTATAGTGTAAGAATTCATGGAATCATTTTGTTGAACACAACATTCAAGAACTCAAAAACAATTTAGATGGTTATAGTCATAGTCTTTCAAATGATGtgatattaaattaattagatgataatatttataatttgctTGAGCCTCAAACTTTGAGAAAAAGGGACACCCCACTTACTACCAAGTGAGCAAGCACtaagccaaagccaaagccaaaggCATAACACCAGATGATAAGATTCTTAATATTCTCATGCCATGCTACATGAGAGCActcaaaaactaaataaaaattaaagtgaaaatgtaAATACTAAAATGAGAGAGAAGAATGACCCACATAAGTTATAAGACACACATTCAACGGTTTTGTATTACACCTGAATGCACCTAAGAATCTCCCTAACAAATGGGACTCGCTAAAAAACTTGTAAATGCTGACACTTTTTTGATGTGTCATATGTTGCTCCACAACTGTCCTAATATACAAAGAGAAATTCTAAGGTGCTGCCAGCATAAGAATAAGTGTttgatttacatttttttttcctaataaaataaaagggaGGGGGAGGAATTTGACTTTATGAAGCACTTTAGCTAAAAGTAACTTCAGAAAAGAATGAAGCCAAATTCTTACTTTTCTTAGGAAGACTTAAAGAACAAATGACCTCTAAGATGGTCTTGTGTCCACAATTTAACATCTCAATTATTTTGAtcaaaagtaaaataataaagaaaactgAGAGCAGCAATAGCACATTCAATGAGGAGTAATGCTACACAAATAGCAAAAGTCAAAAAACAGCCCACAAAACACAAGGAGGATGGTTAAAGAGAATAAAGTTAAAGTGTTTAGATCTATTTATTTGTCTAGTGGTCTATATAAATATCTTGACTCTagtattttcataaaatttaagtgttaaattattataaatgttTTGCTAACTAGTGttcttaagaattttgaaataaaaatctttgAATTATTCAATACCTTTCAAGGAatcaataactaaaaaaatatattttttttttaataaaatctacTTCTAAAGTTCTAGTAAAACCCTTAATATATATTTGCACACTAGAAATTTAAATAACTATGATACCAAACACTATTTAAAGATAAAAGCAAAGGACTAAGGTATTAGAATGAGGACGGCatcaatcaatttaaaaaaaaaaaaaacatatggtGACAATAAAATATAATAGAGCATTGGCACCCTTTTTTCCTTGTTCCACAAATATTGAAATTCCAACAAGGGACAGATGTAAGTATATAAGCATAGGGAATGACTTACTAGAAATGAGGGCTTTAGGTCTGTTCTTGAACAGGATCCTATGTCGAATGATTCCAACAACTTGAAGCTCAATCTCACCACAACCGCTGCTTTCTCCTCTGTCAAGGGGAGAGTGCTTCACTTTCTTGAGCACCATCATTGGCTTCTTCAGAGGAACCTTTGACCCAGTCAGCTCGTGATACCCAATAGTCAAAGTATACACTTCCTGAACAACAAGGACCGTTCACGCAACCAATGGTGCATAAGAAATCATGGGTCGCAACAAAAATCTCTAATTTATTTGTGGGGTgcaataaaaaaatgatttttttttgtggacCTGAGAAGAAGGACGGCAGAGAGTTCCGATTTGAAGGTTTGGGAGGGAGTCATGGAAACCTGGTTGGGGTTCGACGACGCCTTGGAGTTCAACAATGGCCCATTCTTtgcatcttccttcttctttatcttctccGC
Coding sequences within it:
- the LOC112802835 gene encoding E3 ubiquitin-protein ligase ATL31 gives rise to the protein MAQPHPNHLTWIHLHLILLFLLHGSHSVVHAQGSMEPVPTDISHHSWQPSFAITIGAIICAFLFMGIITVYLRNCTGSHINNRNQTNQTSSECSCSCSQGITKELLNTFPILFYPTIKDLKIGKASLECAICLTDFKDYDTLRLLPKCDHVFHPQCIDSWLCSHVTCPVCRANLNQDTCEIAITVPTQLSTPQSGEESLGLEAENNGGEEHNAVEQNHVEKNEVLNSNDGGGGGGEGDGGSDGVVSKPKLLKSNSTGHTVVEQVKSEERYTLRLPEDVRRYILVNHGETVQRSSSYNNNNGNNVVRGVCWSEIEESSGGGKRSNNGEVKVERWVLCSRG
- the LOC112802836 gene encoding uncharacterized protein; its protein translation is MEIRVRCNCGEDKEEGRCKEWAIVELQGVVEPQPGFHDSLPNLQIGTLCRPSSQEVYTLTIGYHELTGSKVPLKKPMMVLKKVKHSPLDRGESSGCGEIELQVVGIIRHRILFKNRPKALISKPQPTSKERQKSIMLGSVPSNQAL